In the genome of Coturnix japonica isolate 7356 chromosome Z, Coturnix japonica 2.1, whole genome shotgun sequence, one region contains:
- the TUT7 gene encoding terminal uridylyltransferase 7 isoform X2, with product MGDTAKPYVTKQSKGMELFFEEEFKGGLLRKDYQVMDEYGNGHSNKVDISLQKKGTPGHYGGSPRRGPRSVFSSPNSLKIITYSQGSKFSDTQKDQIKKWISEDHRGTSDRFRDYRSGIWIPMHNRTRKDSFHEVEGAGNRNVRRQLQKDLADEDMPDMQRGSSEMKKLRKTRRPRRSRKDEYDQDDEVDGPVIDESVLSAKELLGLQQAEERLKRDFIYRLKKQPRSYPSAKYACKLCDVLIESVTFAHKHIKEKRHKKSIKEKQEEQLLSALPPPIPSQIKAIDVAVENVVKEFGLSSADLQERLKIRTVMEDLLHQKLPECSLRLYGSSVSGFGFKTSDINIDIQFPASMSQPDVLLLVQESLQNSESFIGVDADFHTRIPVVVCREKQSGLICKVSAGNENAYLTTNHLATIGKLEPTVASLVIAFRYWAKLCCVDHPEEGGLSPYVFALMVIFFLQQRKEPFLPVYLGPWVEGFSLNKLTNFHLKEVKNDVVVWEYNPVDSADLPQETSPKRDKVPLVFDSVQKCSAPIGQLWVELLRFYALEFNMADLVISIRLKETVSRELKDWPKKRIAVEDPYSVKRNVARTLNSQLMYEYILHCLRATYKYFALPHRKPVKLIKEPLPNVNEEKSLKLDSGNDTVKPDNSELQNVSGRINTAVVKDNVIKTTDIPQVHGTFPSKLCDGSESVTEEELADDISHLGIAQEDSDCIVEEVISGDNEGFKPSCEEMESGNEEEEEEEEQEQERRWNNILSADQRIDEDSDGGDLLVTMTDHDIETCSTSDLEGFQNAALIESDEFGLECAGVMGNKIDVDEESTEGTDELDESPQKCIHLTKNQLPEVINSEEEEEEEELSLLNQAACGGILTAKGELDSTYPGSGDENALSEEEDDLFITNRFVENRFKDNVHGSPRINFSQEDLTEKGDLCEENTVTEKCSESELFYEFSKQAFTKGKSPTIVCSLCKREGHLKRDCPEDFKKIELDPLPPLTPKFSAILDQVCVQCYQDFAPNIVEDQAREHIRQNLENFIRQEFPGTKLNLFGSSKNGFGFKQSDLDICMTMDGLETAEGLDCIRIIEDLAKVLKKQSGLRNVLPITTAKVPIVKFFHVRSGLEVDISLYNTLALHNTRLLSSYAAIDPRVKYLCYTMKVFTKMCDIGDASRGSLSSYAYTLMVLYFLQQRNPPVIPVLQEIYKEPKKPEILVDGWNVYFFDKIEELPVIWPDCGKNTESVGQLWLGLLRFYTEEFDFKEHVICIRRKNLLTTFKKQWTSKYIVIEDPFDLNHNLGAGLSRKMTNFIMKAFINGRRVFGTPVKIFPKEYPSKMEYFFDPEVLTEGELAPNDRCCRICGKIGHFMKDCPMRRKLRRRRDYEDSKNQRYTENKEKSKEDKEIQNRTAEKESSVREGKMHQFTPQKSKVARGIVETGKEKSPRQSTEKWKRPEDRELKEKRCFICGREGHIKKECPQYKVTAGGSKPETLCGSPLPPAAKHAGRLNQGMLPHEEKKKQKGKVLLSPQSGLCLLMSTQKFNVKACIFNLLSQLNQSLRKLCLIC from the exons ATGGGAGATACTGCAAAGCCTTACGTTACCAAACAAAGTAAAGGAATGGAGTTGTTCTTTGAAGAAGAATTCAAAGGAGGTCTCTTACGGAAAGACTACCAAGTAATGGATGAATATGGAAATGGCCATAGCAATAAAGTGGATATCAGCCTGCAGAAGAAGGGAACGCCAGGTCATTATGGAGGTAGTCCCAGACGAGGACCACGTAGTGTTTTCAGTAGCCCAAATTCTCTTAAAATTATAACTTATAGTCAAGGGTCAAAGTTTTCTGATACCCAAAAAGACCAAATAAAGAAGTGGATATCTGAAGATCACCGTGGTACTTCTGACAGATTTAGGGACTACAGATCTGGAATCTGGATTCCCATGCAtaacagaacaagaaaggaCTCTTTTCATGAAGTTGAAGgtgcaggaaacagaaatgtaagaCGACAACTTCAGAAAGACTTAGCAGATGAAGACATGCCAGACATGCAGAGAGGAAGCTCTG aaatgaagaagctCAGGAAAACAAGGAGACCAAGAAGAAGTAGAAAAGATGAGTATGATCAAGATGATGAAGTGGATGGCCCAGTCATAGATGAATCTGTGCTTTCAGCAAAGGAGCTTCTAGGTTTACAGCAAGCTGAAGAACGATTGAAGCGAGACTTCATTTACAGACTGAAGAAG CAACCTCGAAGCTACCCATCAGCAAAATATGCCTGCAAATTATGTGATGTTTTGATTGAATCTGTGACTTTTGCTCATAAGCATATTAAGGAGAAAAGACACAAGAAAAGCATAAAG gaaaagcaagaggaaCAGCTGTTGAGTGCCCTGCCTCCTCCAATACCTTCACAGATAAAAGCTATTGATGTTGCCGTTGAAAATGTAGTAAAGGAGTTTGGCTTAAGTAGTGCAGATTTACAAGAAAGGCTCAAGATTAGAACAGTAATGGAAGATTTACTGCATCAGAAATTGCCAG AATGCTCCTTAAGGTTGTATGGATCCTCTGTTAGTGGATTTGGTTTCAAAACTTCAGACATAAACATAGACATCCAGTTTCCTGCCAGT ATGAGTCAGCCAGATGTTCTCTTACTTGTTCAAGAAAGTCTACAGAACAGTG AATCTTTTATTGGAGTTGATGCAGATTTCCATACTAGAATACCAGTGGTGGtatgcagagaaaagcaaag TGGCCTTATTTGTAAAGTGAGTGCAGGGAATGAAAATGCTTATCTGACAACAAACCATTTGGCTACCATTGGAAAACTAGAGCCTACTGTTGCATCTTTAGTGATTGCCTTCAGGTACTGGGCAAAG ctgtgctgtgttgatCATCCTGAAGAAGGAGGTTTGTCACCCTATGTGTTTGCATTAATGGTTATCTTCTTTCTGCAACAGAGGAAAGAGCCTTTTCTACCTGTTTATTTAGGACCATGG GTTGAAGGTTTCTCATTAAACAAATTAACTAATTTCCATCTTAAAGAAGTTAAGAATGATGTTGTGGTTTGGGAATATAACCCTGTTGACAGTGCTGATTTGCCACAAGAAACTTCCCCTAAAAGGGACAAG GTTCCCTTAGTATTTGATTCAgtacagaaatgttcagcacctatagggcagctatgggtaGAACTGCTTCGTTTCTATGCCTTGGAGTTCAATATGGCTGATTTGGTTATTAGCATACGGCTGAAAGAAACAGTGTCACGTGAATTGAAGGACTGGCCTAAAAAGCGCATAGCTGTGGAAG aCCCATATTCAGTCAAAAGGAACGTTGCAAGAACTCTGAACAGCCAGCTAATGTATGAATATATTCTCCACTGCCTGAGAGCAACTTACAAGTATTTTGCTTTGCCTCACAGAAAACCTGTGAAATTGATAAAAGAGCCCCTTCCAAATGTCAATGAGGAGAAATCCCTAAAGCTGGACAGTGGAAATGATACTGTAAAGCCTGACAATTCTGAGTTGCAAAACGTCAGTGGTAGAATTAACACAGCAGTAGTGAAAGATAATGTAATTAAAACTACAGATATTCCTCAAGTACATGGAACTTTTCCTTCAAAGTTGTGTGATGGCTCAGAAAGTGTGACAGAAGAAGAACTGGCTGATGATATAAGTCATTTGGGAATTGCTCAAGAAGATTCAGACTGCATAGTTGAAGAGGTGATTTCTGGAGATAATGAGGGCTTTAAGCCAAGTTGTGAAGAGATGGAGAGCGGaaatgaagaggaggaggaagaggaagaacaagagcaagaaagaagatGGAATAATATCTTGTCTGCTGATCAGAGAATAGATGAAGACAGTGATGGTGGAGATCTCCTTGTAACAATGACAGATCATGATATAGAGACATGCAGTACTTCAGACTTGGAAggttttcaaaatgcagcacttATAGAGAGTGATGAGTTTGGCTTAGAGTGCGCAGGTGTAATGGGTAACAAGATTGATGTTGATGAGGAGAGTACTGAAGGTACTGATGAACTGGATGAATCCCCtcaaaaatgtattcatttgaCAAAGAATCAACTACCTGAAGTGATTAActcagaggaggaagaagaggaggaagaactgAGTCTTCTGAACCAGGCAGCATGTGGTGGTATCCTAACAGCCAAAGGTGAACTAGACAGTACGTACCCTGGATCTGGAGATGAGAATGCCCTATCTGAGGAAGAGGATGATTTATTCATCACCAATAGATTTGTAGAAAATCGTTTCAAAGACAACGTGCATGGATCTCCGAGGATCAATTTTAGTCAAGAGGATCTTACTGAGAAGGGAGATCTTTGTGAAGAGAACACAGTGACAGAGAAGTGTTCCGAATCTGAACTCTTTTATGAATTTAGTAAACAAGCTTTTACAAAAGGCAAG TCTCCTACAATAGTTTGTAGCTTATGCAAACGGGAAGGTCACTTAAAACGAGATTGTCCAGAAGACTTCAAGAAAATTGAGCTCGACCCACTGCCACCACTGACACCCAAATTTTCAGCTATTCTAGACCAAGTCTGTGTCCAGTGTTACC aggaTTTTGCTCCAAATATTGTAGAGGATCAGGCTCGGGAACATATACGACAAAACCTGGAAAACTTCATTAGACAGGAATTCCCAG GAACAAAGCTGAATTTGTTTGGTTCTTCAAAAAACGGCTTTGGTTTCAAACAAAGTGACCTTGACATCTGTATGACGATGGATGGGTTGGAAACTGCTGAG GGACTTGATTGCATCAGGATTATTGAAGATTTAGCAAAAGTTCTCAAGAAACAGTCAG GTCTACGAAATGTCTTGCCTATAACAACTGCTAAAGTCCCAATTGTGAAATTTTTCCATGTCAGAAGTGGTCTTGAAGTAGACATCAGTTTATATAACACTCTG GCTTTGCATAATACAAGACTTCTTTCATCATATGCTGCCATCGATCCTCGAGTGAAATACCTGTGCTACACTATGAAAGTTTTTACAAAG atGTGTGACATTGGAGATGCATCTCGTGGTAGCCTTTCTTCTTATGCATATACTCTTATGGTGCTCTATTTTCTTCAACAGAGAAATCCACCTGTCATCCCTGTTCTTCAAGAG ATCTACAAAGAACCAAAAAAGCCTGAAATTTTAGTTGATGGTTGGAACGTTTATTTCTTTGATAAGATAGAAGAATTG cCAGTTATTTGGCCTGACTGTGGCAAAAACACTGAATCTGTAGGGCAGCTCTGGCTGGGACTTCTTCGTTTTTACACAGAAGAATTTGATTTCAAAGAGCATGTCATCTGCATTAGGAGAAAGAACCTGCTTACAACTTTCAAGAAGCAGTGGACCTCCAAATACATTGTTATTGAAG ACCCCTTTGATTTGAATCACAATCTTGGAGCTGGTTTATCAAGAAAAA TGACAAATTTTATAATGAAAGCTTTTATAAATGGCAGAAGAGTATTTGGTACTcctgtaaaaatatttcctaaggAATATCCATCAAAAATG gagtaCTTCTTTGATCCAGAGGTATTGACAGAAGGAGAATTGGCACCAAATGATAGATGCTGCAGAATTTGTGGTAAAATTGGCCATTTCATGAAAGACTGTCCCATGAGAAGAAA ACTAAGGCGACGACGTGATTATGAAGACAGCAAAAACCAGAGgtacacagaaaacaaagagaaaagcaaagaggacaaagaaatccagaacagaacagcagaaaaagaaagctctgtCAGGGAGGGGAAAATGCATCAATTTACACCTCAGAAGAGCAAAGTAGCAAGGGGAATAgtggaaactggaaaagaaaagtcTCCCAGGCAATCAACAGAAAAGTGGAAGCGACCAGAAGACAGAGAGTTAAAAGAAAAACGTTGTTTTATCTGTGGAAGAGAAGGTCACATTAAAAAGGAATGCCCACAGTATAAAGTAACTGCAG GAGGTTCAAAACCAGAAACTTTGTGTGGATCCCCTCTACCTCCAGCTGCCAAACATGCTGGTCGATTAAATCAG GGAATGCTtccacatgaagaaaaaaagaaacaaaaaggaaaagtactTTTGAGTCCCCAGTCAGGTTTGTGTCTCTTAATGTCAACTCAGAAATTCAATGTAAAAGCATGCATTTTCAACTTACTTTCTCAATTAAATCAATCCTTACGGAAACTCTGCCTAATTTGTTGA